The Mauremys mutica isolate MM-2020 ecotype Southern chromosome 1, ASM2049712v1, whole genome shotgun sequence genome has a segment encoding these proteins:
- the GCC1 gene encoding GRIP and coiled-coil domain-containing protein 1, translated as MEKFGMNFGGGPSKKDLLETIESQKKQLLQYQTRLKDVVRAYKSLLKEKEALEASLKVLSVSHETDVGLSGAHLEDVASSNVSFADSADDRSSVHSEDSMGTATSVDTAASLTSAKGELGIEDERTTAGASLMKSEEASGSESGVSTGSGDVPAAANEADKRVLQLKTQLATLTSSLATVTQEKSRMEASYLADKKKMKQDLDEASKKAEEERSKLEAEMKCVQEQLAETKARLITQQHDRAQEQSDHAVMLRELQKLLQNERTLRQDVELKLEETREALAGRVYVADRVEESELQTKQLSRVVEELKRELQAVQEENRKPDPRLQELQDEMSSLKSHFQAQLLQEMRKTAQAEEQLRQHAQMEERRVASLESQVSEVSELLGTYEKAKQKDQMTIQKLKDRIVQLDLENKTLAIAASSRSPMDIHIEEASLDVNVLKDKMEKLKKLLQMAAKKSQPALDIEKLCELELPKGTEAGDGEKATALYYQQELKQLKEEFERYKMRAQVVLKNKSAKDGNLAKELEDTQEQLAELKEKYVALRLSCEEMEKQHKQEMEAKKQEVSHLQQVHRQDLEKCQLDYRERALKLEEEMHKQRDRALAVLSEKDQELEQLRSLAIPYGLQGSKNYLAPGSDISGDDLMGAISSENLTQALHLAATNEPTFFLYAEQLARKEVDIVALRKQKHKLEKEVHQLQERLLVEEEKHREEVSTLQDHIQKNLRDKSREGANLEYLKNIVYRFLTLPDSLGRQQTLTAILTILHFSPEEKQVIMRHSANSSWWLSGKR; from the exons ATGGAGAAGTTTGGCATGAACTTTGGGGGCGGCCCTAGCAAAAAAGATCTTTTGGAAACTATTGAATCTCAGAAGAAACAGCTTCTTCAGTACCAGACTCGCCTGAAGGATGTTGTTAGAGCCTACAAGAGCTTGCTCAAGGAAAAGGAAGCCTTGGAAGCTAGCTTAAAAGTGTTGTCCGTGTCTCATGAGACAGACGTTGGCCTGAGTGGAGCTCACCTTGAAGATGTTGCCAGCTCCAATGTTTCCTTTGCTGACTCTGCTGATGACAGGAGTTCTGTTCATAGCGAAGACAGCATGGGGACAGCTACAAGTGTGGACACTGCTGCCAGCTTGACCAGTGCCAAGGGTGAACTGGGGATAGAAGATGAGAGAACTACAGCTGGGGCTTCCCTTATGAAATCGGAGGAGGCGAGTGGATCAGAGAGTGGCGTCAGCACTGGCAGTGGGGATGTGCCCGCCGCTGCTAATGAGGCTGACAAAAGGGTGCTCCAGCTGAAGACTCAGCTGGCCACCTTGACCAGCTCCCTGGCTACAGTTACCCAAGAGAAATCACGCATGGAAGCCTCATACCTAGCAGACAAGAAAAAAATGAAGCAGGACCTGGATGAGGCCAGCAAAAAGGCTGAGGAAGAGAGGAGCAAGTTGGAGGCAGAGATGAAGTGTGTCcaagagcagctggcagagaccAAAGCTCGTCTAATCACACAGCAACATGACCGGGCCCAGGAGCAGAGTGACCATGCCGTTATGCTGCGGGAGCTACAGAAGCTGCTGCAAAATGAGAGGACCTTGCGCCAGGATGTGGAGCTAAAGCTGGAGGAGACCAGGGAAGCACTGGCTGGAAGGGTGTACGTGGCTGACCGTGTGGAAGAGTCTGAACTGCAGACTAAGCAGCTGAGCAGGGTGGTGGAGGAGCTGAAGAGAGAACTGCAGGCTGTGCAGGAAGAAAACCGCAAGCCAGACCCCCGGCTGCAGGAGCTGCAGGATGAGATGTCCAGCCTCAAGAGTCACTTTCAAGCACAGCTGCTGCAAGAGATGAGAAAG ACTGCACAGGCAGAAGAGCAGCTCCGTCAGCATGCCCAGATGGAGGAGCGCCGAGTGGCCAGCTTGGAGAGCCAGGTCTCTGAGGTGTCAGAGCTGCTTGGCACTTACGAAAAAGCCAAACAAAAAGACCAAATGACCATTCAGAAACTAAAGGACCGCATTGTGCAGTTAGACCTGGAAAACAAGACTCTGGCCATCGCTGCTTCCAGCCGATCCCCAATGGACATTCACATTGAGGAAGCCAGCCTGGATGTTAACGTTCtgaaagacaaaatggagaagctGAAGAAGCTGCTGCAGATGGCAGCCAAGAAGAGTCAGCCCGCCCTGGACATAGAGAAGCTCTGTGAGCTGGAGCTGCCAAAGGGCActgaggctggggatggggagaaggcTACTGCTCTGTATTACCAGCAAGAGCTGAAGCAACTGAAGGAGGAATTTGAAAGGTACAAGATGAGAGCACAAGTGGTCCTCAAGAACAAGTCAGCCAAAGATGGCAACCTGGCCAAAGAGCTAGAGGACACCCAGGAACAGCTGGCTGAGCTGAAGGAGAAATACGTTGCACTTCGGCTCTCCTGTGAGGAGATGGAAAAGCAACACAAGCAAGAAATGGAAGCCAAGAAGCAAGAGGTGTCCCACCTTCAGCAGGTCCACAGACAGGACCTAGAGAAATGCCAGCTGGATTACAGGGAAAGGGCACTAAAGCTGGAGGAAGAGATGCACAAGCAGCGGGACAGAGCTCTGGCTGTGCTGTCGGAAAAGGACCAAGAGCTGGAGCAGTTGAGGTCTCTAGCCATACCTTACGGACTTCAAGGATCCAAAAACTACCTAGCACCAGGGAGTGACATTAGCGGTGATGATTTAATGGGTGCAATCTCTTCTGAGAACCTCACCCAGGCTCTGCATCTTGCTGCCACCAATGAGCCCACTTTCTTTCTATATGCAGAGCAGCTGGCCCGGAAAGAGGTAGACATTGTAGCCTTAAGGAAGCAGAAGCACAAACTGGAGAAGGAAGTTCACCAGCTCCAGGAGAGACTTTTGGTTGAGGAAGAGAAGCATAGGGAAGAGGTATCCACCCTTCAAGACCATATCCAGAAGAACTTAAGGGATAAGAGCAGAGAGGGAGCCAACCTGGAATATCTCAAGAACATTGTCTATCGGTTCTTGACCTTACCGGACTCACTGGGCCGTCAGCAAACTCTAACTGCCATATTGACTATACTGCACTTCAGTCCAGAGGAGAAGCAGGTTATTATGAGACATTCAGCTAACAGCAGTTGGTGGCTTTCTGGGAAGAGATGA
- the LOC123375920 gene encoding uncharacterized protein LOC123375920 isoform X3, with protein MVAPGCSGRLQGIKGRLLPRPLCEIVGGWLGELLQPRSPGCVRCHPLPGTGVEQTKQAKVTTAVQSTAACEGERRLGAEHHHRLQELSPGGGAGRLFALESTEKATASSMDTTSGGNNVSALSNDKIFVLTRVYLAALSLSLVGSSSVLAVATLRRRCFHSQLRPLFLLSLADFLAALVLIITAAIQLLPAQLFILAYEFCPYGLMLAMMFYAISFLMVIVYAYEVNRTIRGWRVTHEPAPQERSRCMERAQHCLPYVLACCLILIHRSQDVCYKYVGGKDTGLEMKILFFMYLLLVLSCSTFLYCRVKRWCRRNNEVRLLNMENDGFASRNIQSVCKISRCFQLVFLICWTPGAQEQDRPMFPLPAAGCLASTWKGLHIRSEAACVQKHCFPAQPPLLHQHRAHLHLCTACCHGPDHVPPRAPAQFGLWLAAAELPPGGSGGDAPLEILPRPQSLLR; from the exons ATGGTGGCTCCAGGGTGCtctgggaggctgcagggcaTCAAGGGAAGGCTCCTCCCTCGGCCCCTTTGTGAGATAGTGGGAGGCTGGCTGGGCGAGTTGCTCCAGCCGCGCTCTCCAGGCTGTGTTCGGTGCCACCCCCTCCCCGGGACGGGTGTGGAACAAACCAAACAAGCAAAGGTTACAACAGCAGTTCAGTCAACAGCAGCCTGCGAGGGAGAAAGGcgcctgggtgctgagcaccaccACCGCCTGCAGGAGCTCAgcccaggaggaggagctgggaggctTTTTGCTCTGGAATCAACAGAAAAGGCTACAGCCAGCAGCATGGACACGACGAGTGGAGGGAACAACGTGTCAGCGCTGTCCAACGACAAG ATCTTTGTGCTGACTCGCGTCTACCTGGCGGCCTTATCTCTGAG CCTTGTCGGCAGCAGCTCGGTCCTTGCTGTAGCCACCCTCAGGAGGAGGTGCTTCCACAGCCAG CTGCGCCCCCTCttcctgctctccctggcagaCTTCCTGGCTGCCTTGGTGCTGATCATCACGGCTGCCATCCAGCTGCTTCCAGCCCAGCTCTTCATCCTGGCTTACGAGTTCTGCCCCTACGGCCTGATGCTGGCCATG ATGTTCTACGCCATCTCCTTCCTGATGGTCATTGTCTACGCGTACGAGGTGAACCGCACCATCCGTGGCTGGAGAGTGACGCACGAGCCAGCTCCGCAG GAGAGAAGCAGGTGCATGGAGAGGGCGCAGCACTGCCTGCCCTACGTCCTGGCCTG CTGCCTGATCCTCATCCACCGCTCCCAGGACGTCTGCTATAAG TACGTGGGCGGGAAGGACACCGGCCTGGAGATGAAAATCCTCTTCTTCATGTACCTGCTGCTGGTGCTCAGCTGCAGCACG TTCCTCTACTGCAGGGTGAAGCGCTGGTGCAGGAGGAACAATGAGGTGCGGTTGCTGAACATGGAGAATGACGGCTTCGCCAGCAGGAACATCCAGAGCGTGTGCAAAATTTCTCGCTGCTTCCAGCTGGTTTTCCTGATCTGTTGGACACCAG GTGCCCAGGAGCAGGACAGGCCAATGTTTCCTCTCCCCGCTGCAGGCTGCCTGGCTTCCACTTGGAAGGGGCTGCACATTCGCAGTGAAGCTGCGTGTGTACAGAAGCACTG CTTTCCTGCTCAGCCTCCTCTCCTTCACCAGCATCGAGCCCACCTCCATCTTTGCACTGCATGTTGCCATG GCCCTGACCATGTCCCTCCAAGGGCTCCTGCACAGTTTGGTCTATGGCTGGCTGCGGCAGAACTTCcgccaggaggctctgggggagacGCTCCCCTTGAGATACTACCCCGGCCTCAAAGCCTTCTACGATGA
- the LOC123375920 gene encoding transmembrane protein 116-like isoform X2 has product MVAPGCSGRLQGIKGRLLPRPLCEIVGGWLGELLQPRSPGCVRCHPLPGTGVEQTKQAKVTTAVQSTAACEGERRLGAEHHHRLQELSPGGGAGRLFALESTEKATASSMDTTSGGNNVSALSNDKIFVLTRVYLAALSLSLVGSSSVLAVATLRRRCFHSQLRPLFLLSLADFLAALVLIITAAIQLLPAQLFILAYEFCPYGLMLAMMFYAISFLMVIVYAYEVNRTIRGWRVTHEPAPQERSRCMERAQHCLPYVLAWLLPALTFLGQLLFRGTSVRDIAPTSLKPVMPHTANRSRGADSLYCSSCLILIHRSQDVCYKYVGGKDTGLEMKILFFMYLLLVLSCSTFLYCRVKRWCRRNNEVRLLNMENDGFASRNIQSVCKISRCFQLVFLICWTPAFLLSLLSFTSIEPTSIFALHVAMALTMSLQGLLHSLVYGWLRQNFRQEALGETLPLRYYPGLKAFYDESFGVEC; this is encoded by the exons ATGGTGGCTCCAGGGTGCtctgggaggctgcagggcaTCAAGGGAAGGCTCCTCCCTCGGCCCCTTTGTGAGATAGTGGGAGGCTGGCTGGGCGAGTTGCTCCAGCCGCGCTCTCCAGGCTGTGTTCGGTGCCACCCCCTCCCCGGGACGGGTGTGGAACAAACCAAACAAGCAAAGGTTACAACAGCAGTTCAGTCAACAGCAGCCTGCGAGGGAGAAAGGcgcctgggtgctgagcaccaccACCGCCTGCAGGAGCTCAgcccaggaggaggagctgggaggctTTTTGCTCTGGAATCAACAGAAAAGGCTACAGCCAGCAGCATGGACACGACGAGTGGAGGGAACAACGTGTCAGCGCTGTCCAACGACAAG ATCTTTGTGCTGACTCGCGTCTACCTGGCGGCCTTATCTCTGAG CCTTGTCGGCAGCAGCTCGGTCCTTGCTGTAGCCACCCTCAGGAGGAGGTGCTTCCACAGCCAG CTGCGCCCCCTCttcctgctctccctggcagaCTTCCTGGCTGCCTTGGTGCTGATCATCACGGCTGCCATCCAGCTGCTTCCAGCCCAGCTCTTCATCCTGGCTTACGAGTTCTGCCCCTACGGCCTGATGCTGGCCATG ATGTTCTACGCCATCTCCTTCCTGATGGTCATTGTCTACGCGTACGAGGTGAACCGCACCATCCGTGGCTGGAGAGTGACGCACGAGCCAGCTCCGCAG GAGAGAAGCAGGTGCATGGAGAGGGCGCAGCACTGCCTGCCCTACGTCCTGGCCTG GCTGCTCCCCGCCCTCACCTTCCTGGGCCAGCTGCTGTTCAGAGGCACGTCGGTGAGAGACATCGCTCCCACCTCCCTCAAACCCGTCATGCCCCATACGGCCAACCGCTCCCGAGGGGCCGACAGCCTGTACTGCTCCAG CTGCCTGATCCTCATCCACCGCTCCCAGGACGTCTGCTATAAG TACGTGGGCGGGAAGGACACCGGCCTGGAGATGAAAATCCTCTTCTTCATGTACCTGCTGCTGGTGCTCAGCTGCAGCACG TTCCTCTACTGCAGGGTGAAGCGCTGGTGCAGGAGGAACAATGAGGTGCGGTTGCTGAACATGGAGAATGACGGCTTCGCCAGCAGGAACATCCAGAGCGTGTGCAAAATTTCTCGCTGCTTCCAGCTGGTTTTCCTGATCTGTTGGACACCAG CTTTCCTGCTCAGCCTCCTCTCCTTCACCAGCATCGAGCCCACCTCCATCTTTGCACTGCATGTTGCCATG GCCCTGACCATGTCCCTCCAAGGGCTCCTGCACAGTTTGGTCTATGGCTGGCTGCGGCAGAACTTCcgccaggaggctctgggggagacGCTCCCCTTGAGATACTACCCCGGCCTCAAAGCCTTCTACGATGAGTCGTTTGGGGTTGAGTGCTAG
- the LOC123375920 gene encoding uncharacterized protein LOC123375920 isoform X1: MVAPGCSGRLQGIKGRLLPRPLCEIVGGWLGELLQPRSPGCVRCHPLPGTGVEQTKQAKVTTAVQSTAACEGERRLGAEHHHRLQELSPGGGAGRLFALESTEKATASSMDTTSGGNNVSALSNDKIFVLTRVYLAALSLSLVGSSSVLAVATLRRRCFHSQLRPLFLLSLADFLAALVLIITAAIQLLPAQLFILAYEFCPYGLMLAMMFYAISFLMVIVYAYEVNRTIRGWRVTHEPAPQERSRCMERAQHCLPYVLAWLLPALTFLGQLLFRGTSVRDIAPTSLKPVMPHTANRSRGADSLYCSSCLILIHRSQDVCYKYVGGKDTGLEMKILFFMYLLLVLSCSTFLYCRVKRWCRRNNEVRLLNMENDGFASRNIQSVCKISRCFQLVFLICWTPGAQEQDRPMFPLPAAGCLASTWKGLHIRSEAACVQKHCFPAQPPLLHQHRAHLHLCTACCHGPDHVPPRAPAQFGLWLAAAELPPGGSGGDAPLEILPRPQSLLR, from the exons ATGGTGGCTCCAGGGTGCtctgggaggctgcagggcaTCAAGGGAAGGCTCCTCCCTCGGCCCCTTTGTGAGATAGTGGGAGGCTGGCTGGGCGAGTTGCTCCAGCCGCGCTCTCCAGGCTGTGTTCGGTGCCACCCCCTCCCCGGGACGGGTGTGGAACAAACCAAACAAGCAAAGGTTACAACAGCAGTTCAGTCAACAGCAGCCTGCGAGGGAGAAAGGcgcctgggtgctgagcaccaccACCGCCTGCAGGAGCTCAgcccaggaggaggagctgggaggctTTTTGCTCTGGAATCAACAGAAAAGGCTACAGCCAGCAGCATGGACACGACGAGTGGAGGGAACAACGTGTCAGCGCTGTCCAACGACAAG ATCTTTGTGCTGACTCGCGTCTACCTGGCGGCCTTATCTCTGAG CCTTGTCGGCAGCAGCTCGGTCCTTGCTGTAGCCACCCTCAGGAGGAGGTGCTTCCACAGCCAG CTGCGCCCCCTCttcctgctctccctggcagaCTTCCTGGCTGCCTTGGTGCTGATCATCACGGCTGCCATCCAGCTGCTTCCAGCCCAGCTCTTCATCCTGGCTTACGAGTTCTGCCCCTACGGCCTGATGCTGGCCATG ATGTTCTACGCCATCTCCTTCCTGATGGTCATTGTCTACGCGTACGAGGTGAACCGCACCATCCGTGGCTGGAGAGTGACGCACGAGCCAGCTCCGCAG GAGAGAAGCAGGTGCATGGAGAGGGCGCAGCACTGCCTGCCCTACGTCCTGGCCTG GCTGCTCCCCGCCCTCACCTTCCTGGGCCAGCTGCTGTTCAGAGGCACGTCGGTGAGAGACATCGCTCCCACCTCCCTCAAACCCGTCATGCCCCATACGGCCAACCGCTCCCGAGGGGCCGACAGCCTGTACTGCTCCAG CTGCCTGATCCTCATCCACCGCTCCCAGGACGTCTGCTATAAG TACGTGGGCGGGAAGGACACCGGCCTGGAGATGAAAATCCTCTTCTTCATGTACCTGCTGCTGGTGCTCAGCTGCAGCACG TTCCTCTACTGCAGGGTGAAGCGCTGGTGCAGGAGGAACAATGAGGTGCGGTTGCTGAACATGGAGAATGACGGCTTCGCCAGCAGGAACATCCAGAGCGTGTGCAAAATTTCTCGCTGCTTCCAGCTGGTTTTCCTGATCTGTTGGACACCAG GTGCCCAGGAGCAGGACAGGCCAATGTTTCCTCTCCCCGCTGCAGGCTGCCTGGCTTCCACTTGGAAGGGGCTGCACATTCGCAGTGAAGCTGCGTGTGTACAGAAGCACTG CTTTCCTGCTCAGCCTCCTCTCCTTCACCAGCATCGAGCCCACCTCCATCTTTGCACTGCATGTTGCCATG GCCCTGACCATGTCCCTCCAAGGGCTCCTGCACAGTTTGGTCTATGGCTGGCTGCGGCAGAACTTCcgccaggaggctctgggggagacGCTCCCCTTGAGATACTACCCCGGCCTCAAAGCCTTCTACGATGA